DNA from Bacteroides zoogleoformans:
CCGCCTACTTTTACAAACTTACCGATTTTCTGATCCACCTTTACGCGAGTACTGATACGGTCGAAACCCGAACCTACCATATAACCCTCGTCAGACAAATAGCCTAAAGAGGCATATGCCTGCGTGCTCTCGGTTCCACCTGAAATATTGATATTGTATTCCTGACGAGTACCATTGTCAAAAGGATCTTTCCGCCAATTATCCGCCCATTTGAGTTCTTTGGCTGCTGCATTCAATTTTCCGGTAGCCGGGTCAATCAATGCATTATCGGCAACATTCTTAAAGATGTTATACTTCAAATTCTCTTTGATTAAATTTTCTGCCGCATATTTGGGTGCTTCTGACCCTTTTTCCGCAACCAAGCTGTTGCGGTAGGCTTCATACATTGTCTCGTAATATTGACCGGGAGACGTAATGATGTTGTAATCCGGTATACCACGTGTATTGAATCCATATCGGGCCTCGAAGTCGATCTTTGTCTTGCCGGACTTACTTCCTTTTGTAGTTATAATAATCACACCATTAGAGCCGCGTGCACCGTACATGGAATTGGCAGCGGCATCTTTCAATACAGTCAATGACTCTATATCCTGTGAAGAAATGGAGTTCAGCGAACCTTCATAAGGTACGCCGTCTACCACAATCAATGGAGACTGGCTGCTGGAGATTGAACCCAAACCACGAATAATGATGCTGGCAGAAGAACCGGGAGTACCACTTGAGGAAACTGTCTGCACACCGGCAATAGATCCTTCCAGCGATTTCGAGATGTCGGAAACCTGCATCTTCTGGATTTTCTCGCCTCTCATCGTTGCGGCCGCTCCTGTAAACGATGACTTCTTCGCCGTGCCATAAGCCACAACCATCACCTCGTCCAATAATTCGGATTCCGGCTTCATCACCACTCTCACATTCGGCTTTATCGCCACCTCCTGTGTCTGCATGCCAATGAATGAAATCTGCAAAGTTTTCGCGGAACTTGGTACGTTTGGTAATGTAAAATCACCATCCACACCGGTAATGGTACCGATTTGCGTACCTTTCACCAATACAGAGGCTCCAATAACCGGCTGCCCGTCTTCTTCAGAAACTACAACACCTGTAACTTTCTGGGTTTGGGCAGTTACCAAGCCTATCCCTACAAAAAGACAGGCCAATAACAGCATTAATTTTCTTTTCATAAATTCTCTCTTAAAGTTTAACTTTTCATTAAATGTTTCTATACTCTAACAAAATGCAAATATATTAATAAAACTGAAACAAACAACTATTTTATTGAAAAAACCTTGCAACCCTGTCTTTTTGTTAATCCGATATGCCTTTTTATGCTTTTAAGCATACTTTTTGCCTTTAAAAAATCCAAAAACAGGAATACTGCCTATCATAATGCATCTCTCCGTTTGGCGCAAGACTCCATTTTATATACACTTTTTATAAAAACAGGGTTAAAAAGGAGGCTGGCGGTTTGTGAAATCTGCTTCATGCACTGATAATTCGATTTCACAGTCCAAGTGATAGGAATTCCGAATAGCCGATATCTTTCCCATAAATACCCTAAAGTTTCACCCATCCTATGTGAGGAGGATGAAACTCATAGTTTCAGCACGTCACATAAAATAGGAAAGGAGTCCCCGATGGCACGTTTGTTGAACAAAATACCGGATAATTGCAATACAAATTCTAAAAACCTGAAGAGATGAATAAGATTACTTACCGTTTAGTGTACAACAGGAAGAAGTGCCTGAATAGGCAAGGGACGGCCTTGGTGCAAGTGGAAGCTTATCTGAAAAACAAGAAAAAGTACTTCTCTACCGGAGTTTATCTGAAACCAGAGCAGTGGGACACCGCCAGATGTGTAGTGAAAAAGCACCCGAATGCGGATGCACTGAATCGCTGGATACAGCAGTATGCAACAGAGATAGAAAAGAAAGAACTGGATATGTGGCGGCAAGGAAAGCGCATTTCTCTGGAGTCGTTGAAAGACGGCTTGAGCGGCAACAGCGGTCCCTCGTCTTTTCTGCATTTCTTCAAACAAGAAGTAGAAAATTCCACATTGAAGAAGAGCAGCAAGAGTAACCACCTCTCTACGCTTGCACTACTGGGGGAGTTTAAAAAGGATCTCTGCTTTGCCGACCTGACTTTCGAGTTTATCACCTCGTTCGAATGCTTCCTGCGCTCCAAAGGCTACCACATCAACACGATAGCCAAGCACATGAAACACCTGAAGCGGCAAGTCAATATAGCAATCAATAAGGATTATATGAAAATGAGGGAGTATCCTTTCAGAAAATATAAAATTAAAACCGTGGCCAACAAACACACCCACCTCACTCCGGAAGAGCTGGAGCGGCTGGAGTACCTGCCCCTTATGGGGAAAGCCGCCAAGTACAGGAAAACGCTGGATGCGTTTCTCTTTTGCTGCTATACGGGGATACGATTTTCCGATTTCATCAATCTGTCTTCGGATAACATAGTAGAAATATATCGGGAAACATGGCTGGTTTATAGAACTGTCAAAACCGATACGGAAGTCAGGCTTCCCCTTTTTCTTCTTTTCGACGGGAAAGCGCTCGGAATATTAGATAAATACAAGGATGCCCCGGATTGTTTCTACCAGCTGAAAAACAATTCCAACGTGAACAAGGAGTTGATTATGCTTGCACGCTTGGCTAATTTAGGAAAAAGAATATCTTTTCATACTGCCCGGCATACCAACGCCACCTTATTAATATATAAAGGTGTAAACATCACCACGGTGCAGAAGCTACTCGGTCACAAAAGCTTGAAGACTACACAGGTTTATGCGGAGGTGATGGATATGACCATCGTACAAGACTTAAAGAAGAACTCAGTGAAGCCAAACGGAGAATCGGGTAGATTTGCCGATGACAAACAGCCTTACGAGAAATAGTTTCTATTTATTGATTTACAATGCATTATACCAGAAATCCGGTACCCAATCGGTAGATAAAGTGTTTTACGCATCATGCCCACAAGGAGGCGGGAAGAGGTACTGCAAGGATAGAGTTAGTTTTCTTAAGATTTTTATTGACTTGACGATCAATGCATTGCGCATGGCATAGTTCCGCGAAGACTTTGCAGATTTCATTCATTGGTATGCAGACACAGGAGGTGGCTATAAAACCGAATGTGAGAGTGGCACTCAAAAGTAATGCGGAAACGTTGGACGAGGTCGTTGTAGTGGCTTACGGTACTCAAAAGAAAGAATCGGTAGTAGGTGCTCAAGCATCTGTCAATGCCAAGCAATTGGAAAAACGTCCTATCACCAATGTGTCCAATGCCTTGGGCGGCTTAGCATCGGGTGTACAAGCTGTAACTTCTACCGGACAACCGGGCTCGGGAAGCTCGATTCTTATTCGTGGATTTGGCTCAATGAACGCTTCCTCGGCACCTCTTTATGTAGTGGACGGTTCTATCTATAATGGTTCTCTTTCGGACCTGTCACCGCAGGATATCCAAAATGTCAGCATCTTGAAAGATGCGGCTTCCACATCTCTCTACGGTTCGAGTGCGGGTAACGGAGTAGTGCTGATTACCACGAAAAGCGGAGCCGGAGCCAAAGACGGAAAACCCAAGTTCGATTTAACCATAAATCAAGGATTTACCCGCAGGGGACAAGATGATTACAAAAAAGTAGGGACGATGGATTACTATCCCATCAGATGGCAACAATGGTATAATGCTTTCAAATATGGGCGTAATCTTGATGATGCCACTGCGGGTTCGAATGCTGCTTACTATGTTTGGAATGACTTGAAGTATAACCCTTATGCCGGTATTACTTCCGTTTATGAAGAGAATCCTACAACCGGAGATTTGACTGTGACAAATTCTCCTCAAACCGGAACATTTACTTTTCCTGCCATCGTCATGCCCGACGGAACCTTGAATCCGGAAGTCAACGGATTGTTATATGGAGACGACCTTGATTGGGAAAAAGCATTGTTCCGTACCGGGTATCGCAGCGAATATACGTTGAGCGGAGGATTGAACACCGATAAAATGCAAAGTTTCATGTCCATCGGATATTTAAGTGAAGACGGTTATAGAAAGCATACCACATTCGAGCGTTTCTCCGCGCGCGCCAATGTGTCTTACACTGTCAATAAATGGATAGGAACAGGTGCCAATGTAGCTTTCTCGCGTACGCATAATGAAGCCCCCAAGCGGGCGACTGGAGCTTATAGTTCCAACTCTTTCGCTTTTTTACGTGGAATAGCTCCCATCTATCCCATTCATGTACACAATGCTGATGGCTCATACGCGTTAGATGATAAAGGGGAAAGGATTTATGACCATAACGCATTGCGTCCATACACCGCCAGATTCAACCCGGTGGAGGAAGGCTTATTGGATCATTCCACATTCGACAGAGATGCCATTACGAGCCGTCTGTTTGCGGAAGTGACTTTTATCCCTGATTTAAAATTACGTGGCAATTTAGCCTACGATTTGAGTCGGGCATTATCCAAAACACGCTTCAACAACAAAATGGGAGATCAGCCGGCCGGTCTCTTAATTATGGCAGACAATCGCTACTCTACAATAACATTCAACCAATTGCTCACGTATAAGAAGAGCTTTGGAAACCACAATTTTGACCTCTTATTGGGACATGAAAGTTATTGGTTAAAAGTGCAGACCACCGGTATGGAGAAAAAAGGCATGAGTATCTTAGGAATTGACGAGATGAACAATTTATCTACGCCGGTAAGCATGGAATCTCAGACAGACACATATACAAAAGAAGGGTATTTCACCCGTCTGAACTATGATTACGATACCCGTTACAACTTCTCCATCTCTTATCGCCGTGACGGTACATCGCGATTGGATCCTGACCACAGATGGGGTAACTTCTGGTCAGTGGGTGCCGGTTGGAACATTGCCCGCGAATCTTTTATCGAGGCTGATTGGCTGAACACGCTGAAAGTCCGTGCTTCTATCGGGCAAACCGGTAACGATGCCATCGGGTCTTATTACGCTTACAAAACCCTTTATGGCTTAGGTAACAATAATGGTGACAAGGCCGGCGTACGCTTTGCTCGTTTAGGTAATCGGAACCTACAGTGGGAGACACAAACCAGTTATGACTTCGCCATCGAGTACAGACTTTTCGATAAGATTAGCGGGACGGTGGAATTCTTCAACAAAGAATCCAAAGACCTGTTGTTCTCCTATCCGCTACCTCTGTCCAGCGGAATCTCTTCCATGGAACGGAACATCGGTAAAGTGCGCAATTATGGTATTGAATTTGACATAAAAGCGAATCTGATATCACAAAACGATTTGAAATGGGATGTCACATTAAATGGTACATGGCTGAGAAATGAAATTGTACGTCTGCCGGATGAGAACAGAGAGAAAGGCATTGAAAACGACTATACAAAGTATGAAGAAGGACGTAGCATCTACGACTTCTATCTGAACGAATGGATTGGAGTTGACCCGGAAGACGGTCTGGCAATGTATCGTTTGGACAATGTACGCTATCCTAATAATGCCGATCCTAATAAGGAAGGCTTCGTGGGAGTAGGAAAAGAAGGCGAGGCTGCCACTTGGACGAAAGACGGACGTTTTGCGAAAAAACATTTTGCAGGCAGTGCCATTCCAAAACTTTACGGAGGTTTCG
Protein-coding regions in this window:
- a CDS encoding site-specific integrase — encoded protein: MNKITYRLVYNRKKCLNRQGTALVQVEAYLKNKKKYFSTGVYLKPEQWDTARCVVKKHPNADALNRWIQQYATEIEKKELDMWRQGKRISLESLKDGLSGNSGPSSFLHFFKQEVENSTLKKSSKSNHLSTLALLGEFKKDLCFADLTFEFITSFECFLRSKGYHINTIAKHMKHLKRQVNIAINKDYMKMREYPFRKYKIKTVANKHTHLTPEELERLEYLPLMGKAAKYRKTLDAFLFCCYTGIRFSDFINLSSDNIVEIYRETWLVYRTVKTDTEVRLPLFLLFDGKALGILDKYKDAPDCFYQLKNNSNVNKELIMLARLANLGKRISFHTARHTNATLLIYKGVNITTVQKLLGHKSLKTTQVYAEVMDMTIVQDLKKNSVKPNGESGRFADDKQPYEK
- a CDS encoding SusC/RagA family TonB-linked outer membrane protein → MQTQEVAIKPNVRVALKSNAETLDEVVVVAYGTQKKESVVGAQASVNAKQLEKRPITNVSNALGGLASGVQAVTSTGQPGSGSSILIRGFGSMNASSAPLYVVDGSIYNGSLSDLSPQDIQNVSILKDAASTSLYGSSAGNGVVLITTKSGAGAKDGKPKFDLTINQGFTRRGQDDYKKVGTMDYYPIRWQQWYNAFKYGRNLDDATAGSNAAYYVWNDLKYNPYAGITSVYEENPTTGDLTVTNSPQTGTFTFPAIVMPDGTLNPEVNGLLYGDDLDWEKALFRTGYRSEYTLSGGLNTDKMQSFMSIGYLSEDGYRKHTTFERFSARANVSYTVNKWIGTGANVAFSRTHNEAPKRATGAYSSNSFAFLRGIAPIYPIHVHNADGSYALDDKGERIYDHNALRPYTARFNPVEEGLLDHSTFDRDAITSRLFAEVTFIPDLKLRGNLAYDLSRALSKTRFNNKMGDQPAGLLIMADNRYSTITFNQLLTYKKSFGNHNFDLLLGHESYWLKVQTTGMEKKGMSILGIDEMNNLSTPVSMESQTDTYTKEGYFTRLNYDYDTRYNFSISYRRDGTSRLDPDHRWGNFWSVGAGWNIARESFIEADWLNTLKVRASIGQTGNDAIGSYYAYKTLYGLGNNNGDKAGVRFARLGNRNLQWETQTSYDFAIEYRLFDKISGTVEFFNKESKDLLFSYPLPLSSGISSMERNIGKVRNYGIEFDIKANLISQNDLKWDVTLNGTWLRNEIVRLPDENREKGIENDYTKYEEGRSIYDFYLNEWIGVDPEDGLAMYRLDNVRYPNNADPNKEGFVGVGKEGEAATWTKDGRFAKKHFAGSAIPKLYGGFGTGLEWKGFDLDLAFAYQLGGKTYDGAYQGLMGRNLQGGRAMHADMYTAWKKPGDVTDVPRLDAEGGGNYDALTSDRFLISSDALLLKSIAVGYTLPKKWAKKVGLESVRISVAGENLFLWSARQGLNPMMNYSGVTGAAFYEYAKTLTSSINIKF